The window CGCGTGGGGTAGGGGCGCCCCGCGACCACCGCAGTCACCCACCGCGGGATCGCCGCCCACAGGCTCACCAGATCACGCGCTTCGCCCTCGTCGAGGGCGTTGAAGTCGCCGATGCGCATGACGGTCCTCTCGCGGGGGTGCTGCGTGCGCCCCACGCTACGAAGCGGGTCGACACGTTTCGGTTTCCCTCGTGTAAACATCGCGTTGCCGTGCACCGTTCACACCGCCGAAACGCGTCGGGGGGAGGATGGGGCCTCCACTGGACATCCGCCGCGCAGCGGACACCGACGAAGGAGCGCCGATGGCCTACCCCCGGAGCGCCGGCAGCGGTGTCATCCGCGCGGCGCGCGCGTGGGTCGGCGGCCGGTTCCGCCCGGCCGACGTCGAGTACGTCGACGGTGTGATCACCCGGGTCGACGACCCGTCGGGCAGCGCACGCGGGGCGCAGATCGTTCCGGATGACGCGGTGCTGCTGCCGGGTCTCGTCGATTCCCACGTGCATGTGAACGAACCCGGCCGCACCGAGTGGGAGGGGTTCCGCTCGGCGACCCTCGCCGCCGCGGCGGGCGGGGTGACGACGATCGTCGACATGCCCCTGAACTCGCTCCCACCCACGACGACGGCCGCGGCGCTCGCCGTGAAGCAGGCGGCCGCCGCGCCCTCGGCTTACATCGACGTGGGGTTCTGGGGAGGAGCGGTGCCCGAGAACCTCGGGCGACTTCGCCCGCTCCACGGCGCGGGTGTGTTCGGGTTCAAGTGCTTCCTCTCGCCCTCGGGCGTGCCGGAGTTCGGTCACCTCGACCGCGCCCAGCTCGCCGCGGTGATGGACGAGATCGCCGCGCTCGGCTCGCGCCTGATCGTGCACGCCGAAGACCCTGCGCTGCTCCACGACGACGGCCCGCTCGGCCGCGACTACGCCGCGTTCCTTGCCTCACGCCCCGCCGAGAGCGAATCCTCGGCGATCGACGCGGTCATCGCCGAGGCGCGCCGCTCCGGTGCCCGCGCGCACATCCTGCACCTGAGCGACGGCGGCTCGCTCCCGGCGATCCGGCGAGCCAAGGCCGAGGGCGTCGACCTGACCGTCGAGACCTGCCCGCATTACCTCACGATCGCGGCCGAGGAGATCCCCCCCGGGTCGGCCGAGTTCAAGTGCTGCCCGCCGATCCGTGACGCCTCGAACCGCGACCGGCTGTGGGAGGGCATCGTCGACGGCACGATCGACGCGATCGTCAGCGATCACTCGCCCTCCACGCTCGACCTCAAGCGCACCGGCGACGGCGATTTCGGCCTGGCCTGGGGCGGCATCTCGGGCCTCCAGGTGGGGCTCTCGGCCGTGTGGACCGAGGCGCGCCGGCGTGGCATCCCGCTCGAGACCCTCGTGCCGCTGTTCACGACAGGGCCTGCGGACGTCGCAGGGCTCTCTGCCGGGGTCATCCGGCCCGGCGCCCCGGCGCACCTGACCGTCTTCGGCACCGATGACCCGTACCCGATCAGAGCCGCAGAGCTGCTGCACAAGAACCCCATCACGGCCTACGAGAACCGTGTGCTGCGCGGCCGCATCCGACGGACGTGGCTGCACGGCCGGTCGGTGTTCGACGTCACCGAGGGTGGTCCCGGCGAGGCGCCGGAGTTCCGTGGGGCACCCGGAGGCCGCCTGCTGTCGCGCGAGGGTGCCTGATGGTGTGGGATGAACGAGTGCGAGGGATGACGACGTGCCCGCGGTGACGCAGATCCTGCAGCCGGGCGTCGGCGCGATCCCCGGCGACCACTACCTGCGCGCGACGCCGGAGACCGTGCTGTGGGGGCGACTGCCGTGCGAGACGGATGCCGCGGTGCTGCGGATCCGCTCGGGGGAGTCGGTCACCATCGACACCGTGAGTCACGAGGGCATCCTCGAAGATCACGGCAAGGACCCCCTGGCGTACTTCACGAGCGAGGGCGTCGCGGCGGAGGCGGTGCTCGAGGACGCGATCGCGATCGCCGCGCGGCTCGCGCGCGACCCGGCGACCGATGGCCCGCACGTCGTGACTGGACCGGTCTTCGTCGAGGGCGCGGCGCCCGGTGACGTGCTGCGCATCACGGTGGAGAAGCTCACACCGCGCGTGCCGTACGGCGTGATCTCGAACAGGCACGGCAAGGGTGCGCTCGTCGGCGAGTTGCCCCGAGGAGATGGGCACGTCAGCGTGTTCACGCCTGTCGAGGAGCGCGACGGACGCCTGGTGGGTCTGCTGCCGATCGTCGACGGCGGCGACCGGGTGGTGTCGTTCCCGCTCGCGCCGTTCCTCGGAACGATGGGGGTCGCCGTCACCGGTTCCGAGCGCCCCCACTCGGTGCCGCCCGGATCGCACGGCGGCAACATCGACATCAACCTCCTCGTTGAGGGGACGGCCCTCTTTCTCCCCGTCCAGGTCGAGGGCGCGCTCGCCTACGTCGGCGACCCGCACTTCGCGCAGGGCGACGGCGAGGTCGCGCTGACGGCGCTCGAGGCGTCGCTGCGCGCGACGCTCCGCTTCGACGTCATCCCGCGCGCGCGGGCGCTCGCCGAGTTCGGTGAGCTCGCCGGCCCGCTCGTGCGGACGCCCGACTACCTCGTCCCCACGGGTCTCGACCCCGATCTGAACGTGGCGATGCGCCGCTGCGTCCGCGCCGCGCTGACCCTCATCGAGGCGCGGTGGGGCGTGACCGAACACCTCGCCTACGCCTACCTCAGCGCCGCGACCGACTTCGACATCTCGCAGGTGGTCGACATCGTCTGCGGCGTGCACGCGCGCATCCGCGAGGCCGACTTCGCCGAGGTCGACCGCCGGCGGGGGAGGGCGGTGCCGGATGGCTGATCCGCTCGGCGCCGACCATGTGCCGGCCGATCTGCTCGCGGCGTTCACCGCGTACGAGCGGGCTCTTCAGGAGAACGACCTCGACGCGCTCGATGCAGCCTTCGCACCGGGCCCCGACACGCTGCGGGGCGACGCCGCGGGGCTGCTCGTCGGGCACGAGGCGATCAGCGCCTTCCGCGGCGCGCGCGGCGGCGTCGCCCCGCGGGTGATCGAGCGCATCGAGTACCGTCCGTTCGGGCCCGACGCGGCGCTGCTCGTCTCGGTCTCGCGCTTCGCCGGTGGCGGAACGGGCCTGCAGACCCAGGTGTGGGAGCGTCTCGACGGGCGGTGGCTCATCACCGCCGCCCACGTGACCCCGCGCCCGCAGGCGCTCGACCGCACCGTCTGGCGCACCGTCGGCGATCCGCTGTGGCAGGGCGCGTGGGAGGGACCGCTCGTGGGGCTCACCGTCGCGGTGAAAGACCTCTTCGCCATCTCCGGCTATCGCGTCGGTGCAGGAAACCCCGCCTTCCTCGACGAGGCCCGGCCCGAGAAGACCACCGCGCCCGCGGTCGCCGACCTCCTCCGCGGGGGAGCGTCGCTCCGCGGCATCGCCCGCACCGACGAGTTCGCGTACAGCATCGCCGGCGACAACGCGCACTACGGCACCCCGCCGAACCCCGCCGCCCCCGGTTCGCTCCCCGGCGGTTCGTCCAGCGGACCCGCCGCCGCCGTCGCCCTCGGCCACGCCGAGGTGGGCCTCGCCACCGACACCGCCGGGTCGATCAGGGTGCCCGCGTCGTACCAGGGACTCTGGGGCCTCCGTACCACGCACGGTCTCGTCCCCCGGCAGGGCCTCGTGCCGCTCGCGCAGTCGTTCGACACGGTCGGCTGGCTCGCGCGCGACGGCGACACCCTGCAGCGGGTCGCGGACTGGTGCCTGAGCTACGACTCGTCGGAATCGACCGAGAACGTCTTCGGCGCCTCCGACGACGACCTGCCGTGGCGCTTCGTCGTGCCCTCCGAGGTGCTCGCGGCCGCCGATCCCGAGACCTGTGCGGCCTTCGAGGCGCTGCTGGCGCGGCTGGTGCGGACGGATGCCGCGGACGTCGCAACCGTCTCGATCGGCGACCTCGACGACTACCTCGTCCCCTTCCGCACCGTGCAGGGCGCCGAGGCATGGCGCAATCACGGGGAGTGGGTCGAGGGGCATCCGGGCGCGCTCGGGCCGGCGGTCGCGGAGCGCTTCCGCGCAGCATCCGTCATCGACACCGAGCAAGAGGATGACGCCCGCCGCGCCCTCGCACCGCTCGCCGCGCGCCTGCAGGCGCTCGCCGCCGATGCGGTGCTGCTCATGCCGACCGTGCCCGGGCCCGCACCGCTGCGCACGGCCGCCGGGGCCGACATCGACGCGGCGCGCACCGCGACCCTTCGGATGACGACGCCCGCCGCGGTCGCCGGCTTGCCGTCGCTGTCGGCGCCGCTCCTGAGGGTGGCCGCCGGGGGTGGAGCGACGGCACCGGTCGGCGTGTGCGTCACCTCGCGCGCCGGCACCGACATCGCCCTCGTCCGCCTCGCCCGCCGTCTCGCCGAGGCGGTACGAGCATGACCAGCCCGACCACGACCACCTCGCCCACGACGATCTCGCCCACGACTCAGGACGCGCCATGACCCACCTCCCCGGACCCATCGCCCCGCCCCCGCGCCTCCTCATGGGCCCCGGCCCGATCTCGGCGTACCCGAGTGTGTTGACAGCGATGTCGGCGCCGCTCGTCGGACAGTACGACCCGTTCATGACGGCGACGATGACCGAGACACAGGAGCTGTACCGGCGCGTATGGCGCACGCGCAACGACGCGACGGTGCTCGTGGACGGCACCTCGCGGGCGGGCATCGAGGCGGTCATGGTCTCGCTCATCCGCCCCGGCGACCGGGTGCTCGTGCCGATCTTCGGCCGGTTCGGGCACCTTCTCGCCGAGATCGCCGAGCGCGCGCTCGCCGAGGTGCACACGATCGAGACCGAGTGGGGGCAGGTGTTCCCCGACGCCGTCATCGAAGAGGCCGTCGAGCGGGTGCGCCCGACTCTCCTTGCGCTCGTGCAGGGCGACACCTCCACGACGATGAACCAGCCGCTCGCCGGGATCGGCGAGATCTGTGCCCGGCACGGGGTGCTGTTCTACACCGACGCCACCGCGTCGCTTGGCGGCAACCCGTTCGAGGCCGACGGGTGGGGACTGGATGCCGCGACGGCGGGCCTGCAGAAGTGCCTCGGCGGCCCCTCGGGCTCGGCGCCGGTGACCCTCTCCGACCGCGCGGTGGAGATCATCCGGTCGCGGAAGCGGATCGAGGCTGGCATTCGCGAAGAGGGCGACGAGGCGGCATCCGATTTCATCCGGTCGAACTACTTCGATCTCGGGATGATCCTCGACTACTGGGGGCCAAGGCGCCTGAACCACCACACCGAGGCGACCTCGATGCTCTACGGCGCCCGCGAGTGCGCGCGGCTGCTGCTCGAGGAGGGCGTCGACAACGTGCTCGCGCGGCACGAGCGCGCGGGAGCGGCGATGCTCGCCGGGGTGCAGGGGCTCGGGCTGGTCGTGTTCGGCGACGTGGCGCACAAGATGACGAACGTGGTCGCCGTGGAGATCCCCGACGGTGTGGTCGGCGATGCGGTGCGCAGCGACCTGCTCGAAGACTTCGGCATCGAGATCGGCACGTCGTTCGGGCCGCTTCACGGGCGCGTGTGGCGGATCGGCACGATGGGCTACAACGCCCGCGAGGACGCGGTGCTCACGACCCTCGCCGCGCTCGAGGCGGTGCTGCGCCGTCATGGCGTCGCGGTGCCCGCCGGGGGCGGGGTCGAGGTGGCGACCGACGTGTTCCGCGGTGCGGGGGAGGCCGTGTGGACCGCACACGCGTGACGCGTGCGAGCGTGATGACGCCGGCCGAGCGGGTGATGGCGCGGTGCGACGAGCTCGCGCGCATCAGCAGCACCGAGGGCGGCATCGAGCGGGTCTACCTCTCGCCCGAGCACGCGCGGGTGAACCGGCTGGTGGCGGAGTGGATGCGCGAAGCGGGGATGACCACGAGACAGGATGCCGCGGGCAACCTCATCGGGCGGGCGGGGCCAGCGGCGGGTGAGGCGCCGGCGCTCGTGCTCGGCTCGCACCTCGACACCGTGCCCGACGCGGGCCGGTACGACGGAATCGCCGGGGTGCTCATGGCGATTGAGGTGGTCCGCGCGCT of the Microbacterium invictum genome contains:
- a CDS encoding AtzH-like domain-containing protein, with amino-acid sequence MADPLGADHVPADLLAAFTAYERALQENDLDALDAAFAPGPDTLRGDAAGLLVGHEAISAFRGARGGVAPRVIERIEYRPFGPDAALLVSVSRFAGGGTGLQTQVWERLDGRWLITAAHVTPRPQALDRTVWRTVGDPLWQGAWEGPLVGLTVAVKDLFAISGYRVGAGNPAFLDEARPEKTTAPAVADLLRGGASLRGIARTDEFAYSIAGDNAHYGTPPNPAAPGSLPGGSSSGPAAAVALGHAEVGLATDTAGSIRVPASYQGLWGLRTTHGLVPRQGLVPLAQSFDTVGWLARDGDTLQRVADWCLSYDSSESTENVFGASDDDLPWRFVVPSEVLAAADPETCAAFEALLARLVRTDAADVATVSIGDLDDYLVPFRTVQGAEAWRNHGEWVEGHPGALGPAVAERFRAASVIDTEQEDDARRALAPLAARLQALAADAVLLMPTVPGPAPLRTAAGADIDAARTATLRMTTPAAVAGLPSLSAPLLRVAAGGGATAPVGVCVTSRAGTDIALVRLARRLAEAVRA
- the allB gene encoding allantoinase AllB — encoded protein: MAYPRSAGSGVIRAARAWVGGRFRPADVEYVDGVITRVDDPSGSARGAQIVPDDAVLLPGLVDSHVHVNEPGRTEWEGFRSATLAAAAGGVTTIVDMPLNSLPPTTTAAALAVKQAAAAPSAYIDVGFWGGAVPENLGRLRPLHGAGVFGFKCFLSPSGVPEFGHLDRAQLAAVMDEIAALGSRLIVHAEDPALLHDDGPLGRDYAAFLASRPAESESSAIDAVIAEARRSGARAHILHLSDGGSLPAIRRAKAEGVDLTVETCPHYLTIAAEEIPPGSAEFKCCPPIRDASNRDRLWEGIVDGTIDAIVSDHSPSTLDLKRTGDGDFGLAWGGISGLQVGLSAVWTEARRRGIPLETLVPLFTTGPADVAGLSAGVIRPGAPAHLTVFGTDDPYPIRAAELLHKNPITAYENRVLRGRIRRTWLHGRSVFDVTEGGPGEAPEFRGAPGGRLLSREGA
- a CDS encoding acetamidase/formamidase family protein: MPAVTQILQPGVGAIPGDHYLRATPETVLWGRLPCETDAAVLRIRSGESVTIDTVSHEGILEDHGKDPLAYFTSEGVAAEAVLEDAIAIAARLARDPATDGPHVVTGPVFVEGAAPGDVLRITVEKLTPRVPYGVISNRHGKGALVGELPRGDGHVSVFTPVEERDGRLVGLLPIVDGGDRVVSFPLAPFLGTMGVAVTGSERPHSVPPGSHGGNIDINLLVEGTALFLPVQVEGALAYVGDPHFAQGDGEVALTALEASLRATLRFDVIPRARALAEFGELAGPLVRTPDYLVPTGLDPDLNVAMRRCVRAALTLIEARWGVTEHLAYAYLSAATDFDISQVVDIVCGVHARIREADFAEVDRRRGRAVPDG
- a CDS encoding alanine--glyoxylate aminotransferase family protein, with the protein product MTHLPGPIAPPPRLLMGPGPISAYPSVLTAMSAPLVGQYDPFMTATMTETQELYRRVWRTRNDATVLVDGTSRAGIEAVMVSLIRPGDRVLVPIFGRFGHLLAEIAERALAEVHTIETEWGQVFPDAVIEEAVERVRPTLLALVQGDTSTTMNQPLAGIGEICARHGVLFYTDATASLGGNPFEADGWGLDAATAGLQKCLGGPSGSAPVTLSDRAVEIIRSRKRIEAGIREEGDEAASDFIRSNYFDLGMILDYWGPRRLNHHTEATSMLYGARECARLLLEEGVDNVLARHERAGAAMLAGVQGLGLVVFGDVAHKMTNVVAVEIPDGVVGDAVRSDLLEDFGIEIGTSFGPLHGRVWRIGTMGYNAREDAVLTTLAALEAVLRRHGVAVPAGGGVEVATDVFRGAGEAVWTAHA